The window TGGTGATCCTGATCGGCCTCGACCGGCTCACCGCGCTCACCGGGACGGCGGCCGCGCTGACCGCCTTCGGTCTGCGGATGCTCGCCCTCAAGTACGGCTGGCGCGCACCGCGGGCCTGGCACCGCAACGGTTCTCGCACCAGCGAGGAGTAGGCGAGCCCCCGTACGCCAGCGAGATCGCCTCGGCGGTGCAGAGCAGCTCGGGGAGCAGCCGGACCAGTTCGGCCGGCGGGACCCGGTCGGTCGGGGCGCTGACCGCGCAGGCGGCGACCGGCCGCCCGGCGCTGCCGGCCACCGGGGCCGCCACGCAGGCCACCGCCTCCCGGTGCTCGGCCGACTCGGCCGCCCAGCCCTGGCGGCGGACGGCGGCCAGCTCGGGAGGCAGCTCGTCCTCGCCGGCCCCGTCGTCGGGCAGACCGGCCAGCAGGACCCGGCCGATCGCGGTGCCGGCCGCCGGGGCGCGCCGCCCGATCCGGGTCGGCCGGGCGGTGTCGCTCCCCGGCCAGCGGCCGGCCAGCTCGTCCAGGTAGAGGACCTCGCCGTCCTGGAGCACGGCCAGCTGG of the Kitasatospora sp. NBC_01246 genome contains:
- a CDS encoding IclR family transcriptional regulator; translation: MSQSVDRALTLLGSLGDGPVTLDQAATSIGVHKSTALRLLRTLEEHGFVHRQSDRRYRLGGRVLSLAHRALEEIDVRQIAAPYLAALHRRCGLTVQLAVLQDGEVLYLDELAGRWPGSDTARPTRIGRRAPAAGTAIGRVLLAGLPDDGAGEDELPPELAAVRRQGWAAESAEHREAVACVAAPVAGSAGRPVAACAVSAPTDRVPPAELVRLLPELLCTAEAISLAYGGSPTPRWCENRCGARPAVRASRT